The proteins below come from a single Cervus elaphus chromosome 4, mCerEla1.1, whole genome shotgun sequence genomic window:
- the LOC122692520 gene encoding LOW QUALITY PROTEIN: oxysterols receptor LXR-beta-like (The sequence of the model RefSeq protein was modified relative to this genomic sequence to represent the inferred CDS: inserted 1 base in 1 codon), producing MSTPTTNSVDTPLPGNGPSTPSSSPGGKEDGPEPCPGGADPDAPSTDGAASASVVVILDTAEEPERKRKKGPAPKMLGDELCQVCGDTASGFHYNVLSCEGCKGVFRRSVIRGWVGRYACRGGGTCQMDAFMRRKCQQCRLRKCKEAGMREQCVLSKEQIRKKKIRKQQQQQQQSSPTGPGVSSSSPASGSGAXPGGSDGGGQGSGEAEGIQLTAAQELMIQQLVAAQLQCNKRSFSDQPKVTPWPLGADPQSRDARQQRFAHFTELAIISVQEIVDFAKQVPGFLQLGREDQIALLKASTIEIMLLETARRYNHETECITFLKDFTYSKDDFHCAGLQVEFINPIFEFLRAMRRLGLDDAEYALLIAITIISADRPNVQEPSRVEALQQPYVDALLSYIRIKRPQDQLRFPRMLMQLVSLRTLSSVYSEQVFALRLQDKKLPPLLSEIWDGP from the exons ATGTCCACCCCTACCACGAATTCCGTGGACACCCCCTTGCCTGGAAATGGCCCCAGCACCCCCTCTTCTTCACCTGGGGGAAAGGAGGATGGTCCTGAACCATGCCCTGGAGGGGCGGATCCTGATGCCCCAAGCACTGATGGGGCCGCCTCAGCCTCCGTCGTGGTCATCCTAGACACAGCAGAGGAGCCGGAGCGCAAGCGAAAGAAGGGCCCAGCTCCAAAGATGCTGGGCGACGAGCTGTGCCAAGTGTGCGGGGACACAGCCTCCGGCTTCCACTACAACGTGCTCAGCTGTGAAGGCTGCAAGGGCGTCTTCCGCCGAAGTGTGATCCGAGGCTGGGTCGGGCGCTATGCCTGCCGGGGCGGTGGCACCTGCCAGATGGACGCCTTCATGCGGCGCAAGTGCCAGCAATGCCGGCTGCGGAAATGCAAGGAGGCAGGGATGCGGGAGCAATGCGTCCTCTCTAAAGAACAGATCCGGAAGAAGAAGATTcggaaacagcagcagcagcagcaacagtcgTCACCCACGGGCCCAGGagtcagcagcagcagcccagcttCTGGGTCTGGGG TCCCCGGAGGGTCCGACGGGGGTGGCCAGGGCTCCGGAGAAGCTGAAGGTATCCAGTTAACAGCTGCTCAGGAACTAATGATCCAGCAGTTGGTGGCGGCCCAGCTGCAGTGCAATAAACGCTCCTTCTCCGACCAGCCCAAAGTCACGCCCTGGCCCTTGGGTGCAGACCCGCAGTCCCGTGATGCTCGCCAGCAGCGTTTCGCCCACTTCACGGAGCTGGCCATCATCTCCGTGCAGGAGATCGTGGACTTCGCTAAACAGGTGCCTGGCTTCCTGCAGCTGGGTCGCGAAGACCAGATCGCCCTCCTGAAGGCCTCTACCATTGAGATCATGCTACTGGAGACGGCCAGACGCTACAACCACGAGACTGAGTGCATCACCTTCCTAAAGGATTTCACCTACAGCAAGGATGACTTCCACTGTGCGGGCCTGCAGGTGGAATTCATCAACCCCATCTTCGAGTTCTTGCGGGCCATGAGGCGCCTGGGCCTGGACGATGCCGAGTACGCCCTCCTCATCGCCATCACCATCATCTCAGCCGACCGGCCCAACGTGCAGGAGCCCAGCCGAGTGGAGGCCCTGCAGCAGCCCTATGTGGACGCGCTATTATCTTACATCCGCATCAAGAGGCCACAGGACCAGCTGCGCTTCCCCCGCATGCTGATGCAGCTTGTGAGCCTGCGCACGCTCAGCTCTGTGTACTCGGAGCAGGTCTTTGCCCTGCGGCTCCAGGACAAGAAGCTGCCGCCTTTGCTGTCTGAGATCTGGGACGGTCCATGA
- the LOC122692488 gene encoding cationic amino acid transporter 3-like — protein MADSPRSLVLKPGISRSTAARAVCFLLRERSVSFHILQRHRVCSLTEWIQSAACAAGGKVLSSTPQPHCPWVSAVAWSPPLPIVASSTTSRMLRRSVRWYGQKVVHRQEEDNIKESGGLVVHPSAIELVFLGVGRNLGAGLYIVVGAVAKFVAGPAIVVCFLVAGLSSLLSRLCYVDFDARVPSSSSAYVCSYVTMGQLWAFVVGWNIIVLFSSATACTARAWRYAFDNLIGDRISQALEGTFPLHVPYILAAYADFFALGLVLLLVVLLVLGFHESAWVYRVFTGINIFVLGFIIVSGLIKVDLHNWKLTEHDYALATAVFTDSLGPPGAGGFVPFDFEGVLRGAATCFYAFVGFAAITTTERGDLSRQRPISLISLLMCFLAYFGVSAALTLMVPYYQIHHHSPLPEAFLHVGWGPARYVVAAGILCALTSRLLGDMFPMSQLICAMAEDQLLFRGLAKVCGHKEIPVVAIISSGSLAVITALLFESSDIVNLMAVASLLAYSMVSFSVLVLRYQPDKNLSKNEKTEEETEMEPVLERSPSDSEPEAGTANVLKSLWFPTSTIPTRKSGQIVYGCAFLLVLLLTILSLILAQWPRRVFSGDPVLTTVAVLLLLLITGVTVIIWRQPQSPIALHFRVPALPVLPLMSIFLNIYLIMLMSTWTWTLFGIWNAIGFAIYFGYGIQHSLEEKNEPQPPASTSQTLD, from the exons ATGGCTGACTCTCCGAGATCATTGGTGCTGAAACCCGGGATTTCAAG gtCCACAGCTGCCAGAGCTGTGTGTTTTCTTCTTCGGGAGCGCTCGGTGTCCTTTCATATACTCCAGAGACACAGAGTCTGCTCCTTGACCGAGTGGATTCaatctgcagcttgtgcagcAGGTGGGAAGGTTCTGAGTTCTACTCCTCAGCcgcactgcccctgggtttcagctGTGGCTTGGTCTCCACCTCTGCCT ATTGTAGCCTCCTCAACTACGTCTAGGATGCTGCGTAGGTCTGTTCGCTGGTATGGTCAGAAGGTGGTTCACAGGCAAGAGGAAGACAACATAAAGGAGTCTGGCGGTCTCGTGGTTCATCCGAGTGCCATAGAACTGGTGTTCCTGGGTGTGGGCAGGAACCTGGGAGCCGGCCTGTACATCGTGGTTGGTGCCGTGGCCAAGTTCGTAGCTGGACCAGCGATTGTCGTCTGCTTCTTGGTGGCCGGCCTGTCTTCCCTGCTGTCCAGGCTCTGCTATGTGGATTTTGATGCCCGGGTACCAAGCTCCTCTTCTGCGTACGTCTGCAGCTACGTCACGATGGGGCAGCTCTGGGCCTTCGTCGTTGGCTGGAACATCATAGTGTTATTTTCATCtg CCACTGCGTGTACAGCCAGGGCTTGGAGGTACGCCTTTGACAACCTCATCGGGGACCGCATCTCTCAGGCATTGGAGGGAACTTTCCCTCTGCATGTGCCCTACATCCTGGCCGCGTATGCAGACTTTTTCGCACTGGGCCTGGTGCTGCTGCTTGTGG TACTACTGGTTCTGGGATTTCATGAGTCAGCCTGGGTTTACAGAGTGTTCACGGGCATCAACATTTTTGTTCTCGGCTTCATCATCGTCTCCGGCCTCATTAAGGTAGACCTGCACAACTGGAAGCTCACAGAACATGACTATGCATTGGCCACAGCTGTATTCACTGATAG CTTGGGCCCTCCAGGTGCTGGAGGGTTTGTGCCTTTTGACTTTGAGGGGGTTCTCCGAGGAGCAGCTACGTGTTTCTATGCATTTGTCGGTTTTGCTGCCATTACCACTACAG AGAGAGGAGATCTAAGCCGTCAGCGACCCATCTCCCTGATCTCACTCCTGATGTGCTTTTTGGCCTATTTTGGTGTCTCAGCGGCACTCACCCTCATGGTGCCCTACTACCAGATTCATCACCACAGCCCCTTGCCCGAGGCTTTTCTCCATGTAGGCTGGGGCCCTGCCAGATACGTCGTGGCTGCTGGCATTCTCTGTGCTCTCACGTCCAG GCTCCTGGGTGACATGTTCCCCATGTCTCAGTTAATCTGTGCAATGGCAGAGGATCAGCTCCTTTTCCGAGGACTTGCCAAGGTCTGTGGTCACAAGGAAATTCCCGTCGTGGCCATCATATCTTCTGGAAGCCTTGCAG TGATCACGGCATTACTCTTTGAGTCCAGTGACATTGTAAACCTCATGGCAGTTGCGTCCCTGCTCGCTTACTCCATGGTGTCCTTCTCGGTCCTTGTTCTCAG GTACCAGCCAGATAAGAATTTAAGtaagaatgagaaaacagaagaagaaactgagatgGAGCCTGTACTTGAAAGAAGTCCTTCGGACTCTGAACCTGAAGCAGGAACCGCAAACGTTCTAAAGAGTCTGTGGTTCCCTACGAGCACCATCCCCACCCGGAAATCTGGCCAGATTGTCTATGGATGTGCCTTCCTGCTTG TTCTCCTGCTGACCATCCTGAGCCTGATCCTGGCCCAGTGGCCCAGACGTGTGTTCTCTGGAGACCCCGTGCTCACAACAGtggctgtgctgctgctgctgctcatcaCTGGGGTCACGGTCATCATCTGGAGGCAGCCCCAGAGCCCCATTGCTCTTCACTTCAGG GTCCCTGCTCTGCCTGTCCTCCCACTGATGAGCATCTTTCTGAACATTTACCTGATAATGCTGATGAGCACTTGGACCTGGACCCTCTTTGGCATCTGGAATGCCATTG GATTTGCCATATACTTTGGATATGGGATCCAACACAGCTTGGAGGAGAAGAATGAGCCACAGCCACCAGCCTCCACCTCCCAGACTCTGGACTAA